A window of the Gossypium arboreum isolate Shixiya-1 chromosome 2, ASM2569848v2, whole genome shotgun sequence genome harbors these coding sequences:
- the LOC108462754 gene encoding IQ domain-containing protein IQM6-like, protein MGAKFSSPINSLHNLENQVQALFTKSISFKDVNVKTVMQSFSFNRLVSNPKGLEPNGCGTGSMQLEEPSSFDKKEILSHIKENNTVFVKPESCNNISQRSNTEEKSGPGFAEHGGRRYQAALKLQKVYKSFRTRRQLADCAVVAEQRWWKLLDFAELKRSSISFFEIEKPETAVSRWSRARTRAAKVGKGLSQDEKARKLALQHWLEAIDPRHRYGHNLQFYYAQWLHCDSRQPFFYWLDIGDGREVNLEKCPRSKLQQQCIKYLGPAERDAFEVEIRDGKFYYKQSGEVLDTTGGPTDAKWIFVLSAFKTLYVGMKNKGTFQHSSFLAGGATLAAGRLVVEDGVLKAIWPHSGHYLPTEENFQEFVSFLHEHEVDLTNVEQSTSEDEAISWKNSSILESNEPKDEGLQPMETTNNNENSIQGNTDSNDQDSKAVQNANKSTSRSSVWSKISKLKIPAKDDVFDIFKNETLPLSCRNERPKPTTEGGYETEEEYLSDEDFLFTKINLFGEDDDDNEEDKKPIPKDKIMRRIASHKEPKSYQLGHQLSTKWSTGAGPRISCMRDYPSELQSRVLQQAHLSPRSANALPRTLSRFVLTPTSLGTKTSSLRSPIAPFPTASGIKEKSKSVGSFETQL, encoded by the exons ATGGGAGCAAAATTTTCAAGTCCTATTAATAGTCTCCATAACTTGGAAAACCAAGTTCAAGCTCTCTTTACGAAATCAATAAGTTTCAAAGATGTGAATGTGAAGACAGTGATGCAATCATTCAGTTTCAACAGGCTTGTTTCAAATCCAAAAGGATTAGAACCAAATGGTTGTGGGACTGGGAGCATGCAACTTGAAGAACCTTCAAGCTTTGACAAAAAGGAAATACTCTCACATATTAAGGAAAATAATACAGTGTTTGTTAAACCAGAAAGCTGTAACAATATCTCACAAAGATCAAACACTGAAGAAAAGTCCGGTCCCGGCTTTGCCGAGCACGGTGGCCGACGATATCAAGCTGCATTGAAGTTACAAAAGGTGTACAAGAGTTTTCGAACAAGGAGACAGTTAGCTGATTGTGCGGTTGTTGCTGAGCAAAGATGGTGGAAATTGTTGGACTTTGCTGAACTTAAACGAAGCTCGATATCGTTCTTTGAGATAGAAAAACCGGAGACGGCGGTTTCACGATGGTCTAGAGCAAGAACCAGAGCTGCCAAA GTAGGAAAAGGATTGTCTCAAGATGAAAAAGCTCGAAAGCTTGCTTTGCAGCATTGGCTTGAGGCG ATTGATCCTAGGCATCGTTATGGACATAATCTCCAATTTTATTATGCCCAATGGCTTCACTGTGACAGTAGACAACCTTTTTTCTATTG GCTTGATATTGGAGATGGGAGAGAAGTGAATCTTGAAAAATGCCCTCGATCAAAGCTTCAACAGCAATGCATCAAATATCTGGGTCCT GCCGAAAGGGATGCATTTGAAGTAGAGATAAGGGATGGGAAGTTTTATTACAAGCAGAGTGGGGAAGTTCTTGATACCACAGGAGGACCAACTGATGCCAAGTGGATTTTTGTTCTTAGTGCTTTTAAGACTTTGTATGTTGGAATGAAGAACAAAGGAACTTTTCAGCATTCCAGTTTTCTCGCCGGCGGAGCCACGTTGGCGGCCGGTAGATTGGTAGTGGAAGATGGTGTTTTGAAG GCGATTTGGCCTCATAGCGGACACTATCTCCCAACTGAAGAGAATTTCCAGGAGTTTGTTTCATTTCTTCACGAACATGAAGTTGATCTCACAAACGTAGAG CAAAGCACTTCTGAAGATGAAGCCATTAGCTGGAAGAACAGTAGTATCCTTGAAAGCAATGAACCAAAAGATGAAGGCTTGCAGCCAATGGAGACAACTAATAACAATGAAAACTCAATTCAAGGGAACACTGATTCAAATGACCAAGATTCTAAGGCTGTCCAAAATGCCAATAAATCCACATCAAGATCATCAGTATGGTCAAAAATAAGTAAACTCAAAATACCAGCAAAAGACGATGTGTTCGATATCTTTAAGAACGAAACGTTGCCACTGAGTTGCCGCAATGAGCGTCCAAAACCCACCACAGAAGGTGGCTATGAAACGGAGGAAGAATATCTATCCGATGAAgattttctcttcactaaaatcaatttatttggtgaagatgatgatgataatgAGGAAGATAAGAAGCCTATTCCAAAGGACAAAATAATGAGAAGGATAGCCTCACATAAAGAACCGAAGTCATATCAATTAGGACATCAATTATCCACCAAGTGGTCTACAGGGGCCGGGCCGCGGATTAGCTGCATGAGGGATTACCCATCGGAGCTTCAGTCCCGAGTTTTACAGCAAGCACACTTGTCCCCAAGAAGTGCCAATGCATTACCTCGAACACTATCACGTTTTGTGTTGACGCCAACATCACTGGGTACAAAAACAAGTTCACTTAGAAGCCCAATTGCACCTTTCCCTACAGCAAGTGGTATAAAAGAGAAAAGCAAAAGCGTAGGCAGTTTTGAAACACAACTGTGA
- the LOC108462752 gene encoding uncharacterized protein LOC108462752: MKEEETVKKYSDRTMTVVNNIRLLGEQFDEARIVEKVLSTLPKRYEAKISSLEDSKDLATISLTDLINALYAQEKRRASRMEEHQEGAFQANAKATSSTSTFKGKKNWKNRPKPDVARRGDRLCRFCKRPSHPEARCWFRQDAVCQHCKKKGHVERVCKEKGRPGQNQPQHKNEEARVAEDSSDHEESCKTKVKIGNGQLIKAQGKGDVQICTATSDKIIKNVLLVPEIDKNLLSISQLLEKGYYVVFKGQECQITDPNGSSLMTVTMSDKCFEVNWSGDSHSAHVASTEDTKLLHQRLGHANFKSIARMVSKEMVENFTKIV; encoded by the exons ATGAAGGAAGAAGAAACTGTCAAGAAGTATTCTGATAGAACCATGACTGTAGTTAATAACATAAGGCTCCTTGGTGAGCAATTTGATGAGGCAAGGATTGTGGAGAAAGTACTCTCTACCTTACCAAAAAGGTATGAAGCAAAAATATCCTCTTTAGAGGATTCTAAAGACCTGGCAACCATCTCCCTAACTGATCTCATTAATGCTCTTTATGCTCAAGAGAAAAGAAGAGCCAGTAGAATGGAGGAGCATCAGGAGGGAGCTTTTCAAGCCAATGCCAAAGCAACCTCGAGCACTTCAACCTTTAAAGGAAAGAAGAACTGGAAAAACAGGCCTAAGCCTGATGTTGCAAGAAGAGGAGATCGACTTTGCAGATTTTGCAAAAGACCTAGTCATCCAGAGGCCAGATGTTGGTTCAGGCAAGATGCTGTGTGTCAACACTGCAAGAAGAAGGGCCATGTTGAAAGGGTCTGCAAAGAAAAAGGTAGACCTGGCCAAAACCAACCACAGCACAAAAATGAAGAAGCTCGAGTGGCTGAAGACAGTAGTGACCATGAAGA ATCCTGCAAAACCAAGGTAAAAATTGGGAATGGTCAGCTAATCAAGGCTCAAGGCAAAGGAGATGTGCAAATATGCACTGCCACATCtgacaaaatcatcaaaaatgtgcTGCTGGTACCTGAGATTGACAAGAACCTACTTAGCATTTCTCAACTGCTAGAAAAGGGGTATTATGTTGTGTTCAAAGGCCAGGAGTGCCAAATCACTGATCCAAATGGATCAAGTCTCATGACAGTCACCATGAGTGACAAATGCTTTGAAGTCAACTGGTCTGGTGACTCACACTCAGCCCATGTTGCTTCAACAGAAGACACCAAGCTTTTGCATCAAAGACTTGGTCATGCCAACTTCAAATCTATAGCTCGGATGGTCAGCAAGGAAATGGTTGAAAACTTCACCAAGATAGTTTAG